A stretch of Paenibacillus mucilaginosus 3016 DNA encodes these proteins:
- a CDS encoding M23 family metallopeptidase, whose product MRKQWICAAAGTALLLLAVLPAGHALGSVPASESASVSAGSHLSSPAGLGKRLIRPKKLPDAFIQGDYARIYAQLSPELQASFSAAELEQAGTEFFRDTGSLHLLTKVDLSVGTQYIWANADAAKGLMAVFSPDGSITGLLLKPLTPHPESDARLTRTAYRMPVTGSWFVFWGGTNELLNYHYPYESQRYAYDLVVARRDGTTYTGDPAKLESYFAFGREVVAPADGRVIRTLDSVPDNSPVGGTTNTARPFGNYVVIDHGGGEYSVLAHLQLGSVKVQPGQAVKRGETIGRCGNSGNSTEPHIHYQVQNSPEPGEGQSLRIRPLHGKEPIRGEFVRGMGRQG is encoded by the coding sequence GTGAGAAAACAGTGGATTTGTGCTGCCGCCGGTACGGCTCTGCTCCTCTTAGCCGTACTTCCAGCTGGACATGCCCTCGGTTCCGTTCCTGCTTCCGAATCCGCTTCCGTGTCTGCCGGAAGCCATCTCTCCTCCCCCGCTGGGCTGGGGAAACGGTTGATTCGGCCGAAGAAGCTTCCGGATGCCTTCATCCAAGGCGACTATGCACGCATCTATGCACAGCTGAGTCCTGAGCTTCAGGCAAGCTTCAGTGCCGCCGAGCTGGAGCAGGCCGGAACGGAGTTTTTCAGGGATACAGGCTCTCTTCATCTGCTGACCAAGGTGGACCTGTCTGTCGGGACACAGTACATTTGGGCCAATGCCGATGCAGCCAAGGGCCTCATGGCTGTCTTCTCCCCGGACGGCAGCATCACGGGGCTCCTGCTGAAACCTCTGACTCCCCATCCGGAATCGGATGCCCGTCTCACCCGTACGGCCTACCGCATGCCGGTAACAGGATCTTGGTTTGTCTTCTGGGGCGGAACGAATGAGCTTCTGAATTACCATTATCCTTACGAAAGCCAGCGGTATGCCTATGATCTGGTCGTTGCCCGAAGGGATGGCACCACATACACGGGTGACCCGGCCAAACTTGAGAGTTACTTTGCCTTTGGCCGGGAAGTCGTTGCTCCGGCCGACGGCAGGGTAATACGCACCTTGGACTCCGTGCCTGACAACTCTCCCGTCGGCGGGACAACCAATACGGCCCGGCCATTCGGCAATTATGTCGTCATCGATCACGGCGGTGGCGAATACAGTGTACTGGCCCATCTTCAACTGGGATCTGTGAAGGTTCAGCCCGGCCAGGCTGTGAAGAGGGGGGAAACCATCGGACGCTGCGGGAACTCCGGCAATTCGACCGAGCCTCATATCCATTATCAAGTTCAGAATTCCCCGGAACCAGGAGAGGGTCAGTCGCTGCGCATCCGGCCTCTGCACGGCAAAGAACCCATCAGAGGGGAATTTGTCCGCGGCATGGGGCGGCAGGGTTAG